The Amblyomma americanum isolate KBUSLIRL-KWMA chromosome 5, ASM5285725v1, whole genome shotgun sequence genome window below encodes:
- the LOC144132992 gene encoding long-chain-fatty-acid--CoA ligase 4-like: MTANADALFPLAIQSLVGLVTCLVTVYDVITLPVYAVFQRPWVYWKRKRICFAKPIIEGDPSSPYKRLQNDDFEDLRGVQTLDEMARRAISRHAPRPALGTRPVLSSTETRQPNGRCFKKLVLGDYEWLTYEEVDRKIDLTARGLLSIGVKPRQYLAILAETRVEWMLTAQACFRANVPLVTLYSTLSNDGIVSAINETEVTHLVTSADLLPRVLKIVDKMPLLTHIVYMDSSNSKPTASVVSGLQIIPFSSLEGRKNGFEVETCPPAPDDVAIVMFTSGSTGVPKGVMITHTNLLATIRAFAVLCHGFGVASSEDTHIAYLPLAHMLELSVESMLFCVGARIGYSSPLTITDKSTAIARGCPGDATLLKPTQVTCVPLVADRIRKGISEAIASKGPLFKAFFDYAVEYKSFWLEHGFDTPLFNLLLFNKTRLVLGGKTKFVVSGSAPLSTHTRRFLRACLGCHVVEGYGLTETTCATTAMHHQDTSANRVGAPLAGCYVRLVDWPEGNYSTSDKPNPRGEIVVAGDCIVKGYFKNEELTRESFREEDGIRWFYTGDIGEIFPDGTLRIIDRKKDLVKLQYGEYVALSRVESVLKSCHLVDNAFVYGSSLHTYLVAFVTPNYEELQRVAKCLGKEKGASLKELCDDPEVSKAATESILAYARSSDLQKVEVPFKVKLCAEEWMPDTGLVTPTLKLCRKPLQRFYQSDIDALYGSGEENRLRQV, from the exons ATGACCGCCAACGCAGACGCCTTGTTTCCGCTTGCCATCCAGTCACTCGTCGGCCTCGTCACGTGTTTGGTGACAGTCTACGATGTGATCACACTTCCAGTCTACGCCGTATTCCAGAGGCCCTGGGTTTACTGGAAGAGAAAGCGTATTTGCTTCGCCAAGCCCATCATCGAGGGCGACCCATCTTCTCCATACAAGAGGCTGCAAAACGACGATTTTGAGGACCTAAGAGGCGTCCAAACCCTGGACGAAATGGCCCGAAGGGCCATTAGCCGCCATGCTCCTAGACCTGCCCTTGGCACGCGGCCCGTTTTAAGTAGCACCGAAACGAGGCAGCCCAACGGGAGATGCTTCAAGAAGCTCGTCCTGGGAGACTACGAGTGGCTGACGTACGAAGAGGTAGACCGCAAGATAGACCTCACTGCTCGCGGCTTGCTGTCCATAGGCGTCAAGCCCCGCCAGTACCTGGCCATCCTGGCCGAGACGCGAGTGGAATGGATGCTGACGGCGCAGGCTTGCTTCCGTGCCAACGTCCCGCTGGTGACCTTGTACTCGACACTCAGCAACGACGGCATCGTGAGCGCCATCAACGAGACGGAAGTGACGCACTTGGTCACCTCTGCGGACCTCCTACCCCGGGTGCTTAAAATCGTTGACAAGATGCCGCTCCTGACACATATTGTGTACATGGACAGCTCCAACTCCAAGCCCACCGCTTCAGTGGTCTCTGGACTTCAG ATCATTCCATTCTCCAGCCTTGAGGGGCGAAAAAACGGGTTCGAGGTGGAAACGTGTCCGCCTGCGCCGGATGACGTCGCCATCGTTATGTTCACCAGCGGTTCCACGGGGGTCCCAAAGGGCGTCATGATCACGCACACCAACCTTCTCGCAACAATAAGAGCGTTCGCCGTCCTCTGCCACGGCTTCGGAGTTGCAAGCAGCGAAGACACCCACATCGCCTACCTGCCACTGGCCCACATGCTCGAGCTCTCTGTCGAGTCAATGCTCTTCTGCGTCGGCGCCCGCATAGGCTATTCCTCTCCGCTAACCATCACCGACAAGTCCACCGCCATAGCTCGAGGCTGTCCAGGGGACGCAACCCTCCTCAAGCCAACCCAGGTCACGTGTGTACCTCTCGTGGCCGACCGCATCCGCAAAGGGATCTCCGAGGCCATCGCTTCGAAAGGTCCCCTCTTCAAAGCCTTCTTTGACTACGCTGTCGAGTACAAAAGCTTCTGGCTGGAGCACGGCTTCGACACCCCGCTCTTCAACCTCCTGCTATTCAACAAGACTCGACTCGTGCTCGGAGGCAAGACAAAGTTTGTCGTGAGCGGCTCGGCACCGCTGTCGACCCACACGCGCCGCTTCCTGAGGGCGTGCTTGGGTTGCCACGTCGTCGAAGGGTACGGCCTCACAGAGACCACCTGCGCGACCACAGCTATGCACCACCAGGACACGAGCGCCAACCGCGTGGGGGCTCCACTTGCCGGATGCTACGTCCGGCTCGTCGACTGGCCCGAAGGCAACTACAGCACCTCGGACAAACCGAACCCTCGTGGCGAGATCGTCGTGGCAGGGGACTGCATTGTCAAGGGCTACTTCAAGAACGAGGAACTGACGAGGGAGTCGTTCCGCGAGGAAGACGGCATCCGCTGGTTCTACACCGGAGACATCGGCGAGATCTTCCCCGATGGCACGCTCAGGATCATCGACCGCAAGAAGGACTTAGTCAAGCTTCAGTACGGCGAGTACGTTGCTCTGAGCCGCGTCGAATCCGTGCTCAAGTCCTGCCATCTCGTGGACAACGCGTTTGTGTACGGCAGCTCGTTACACACGTATCTGGTCGCGTTCGTGACTCCCAACTACGAGGAGCTCCAGCGGGTGGCCAAATGTCTCGGCAAAGAGAAGGGCGCCTCGCTGAAAGAATTGTGCGATGACCCCGAAGTGAGCAAGGCAGCCACGGAGTCCATCTTGGCGTACGCAAGGTCGAGCGACCTGCAGAAGGTCGAAGTGCCCTTCAAGGTGAAGCTTTGCGCCGAGGAGTGGATGCCGGATACAGGACTGGTGACGCCGACGCTCAAGCTCTGCAGAAAGCCGCTGCAAAGATTCTACCAGAGTGATATCGATGCTCTTTACGGCTCGGGAGAGGAAAACAGACTGCGTCAGGTGTGA